In Pirellula sp. SH-Sr6A, the DNA window ATAGGAGATTGATCCACCTCGATTACTTTATCGATGGACTCGTAACCAGAAATTGCGCCGAGGTGATTCGGGAGTTCCAACTCTCCCTGCAAAACCGCTTTCATCGCTGGTGCTAACGTGTCGTGGACGATCGTGCTCTTTCCACTACCACTTACCCCGGATACCCCCACCAGTCGTCTAATCGGTATATGCACATCCAACTCTTGCACATTATGCAATCGGATGCCCTTTAACCCGATACAAGGATGCTGGCTGTCGATCGCCCTCCCGATGGCAGCTGGGGGTGACAAAGCGCCTGCCAAGTGCCTGGACGTGATGGACTCAGGGAAGGCCTTTACCGACGATGGATGAAAGAATTGCTGCGGTTTCCCCTCGCCAACCACGCGACCGCCACGATGCCCCGCACCAGGTCCAAAATCGACAATCCAGTCGGAAGCCCGCATCATGTCTGTGTCATGCTCCACGACAATGACTGAGTTCCCTTTTTGCTGCAACATCCGAAGCGATTCGATCAACGAACTCGTGTCCCGAGGATGCAATCCGACCGACGGCTCATCTAGGACATAACAGACCCCCGTCATCCCGGTGCCAATACTCGTCGCCAACCGCACACGTTGCAACTCTCCTCCACTAAGCGTCGACGCACTCCTGGCCAACGTGAGATACCCAAGCCCCACATCGCACAAAAACCGCATCCGCGTGACGATCTCCTTGCGAATGGGCGAACCTACCACCCCCCGATTCCCTTCCAAGGAAAGGGAGGAAAACCAATCAGCCGCTCGCGACAAGGACATTTCTGACAGATCGGCAATCGACATCCCCTCAAGCTTTATGGCCAGGGATTCTTTCTTCAATCGACTGCCGTGGCATACGTCGCAAATGCTATCGCCGCCATCTTGACTGCCAAATCCTTCGCACGCCGGACACGCCCCATAGGAACTATTGAAGCTGAAAGTGCGCGGCTCAACCTCTAGCAAGTTGATGCCACACGACGTACACGCAAATCGAGTCGAAAAGAACTGCTCCAAGGTTTCTCCCGTCGCTCGCCCATCCCCTCGTGTCTCTGCATGAACCTCAATCAAACCATTGCTCAATCGCAATGCGAGAAGCATCGCCTCCTGAATGCGATCCGACTGCTCCGGCCTCAACACCATCCGGTCGACCACAGCAGAGATTGTGTGCTCCTTTCGAACCGCCAATGTTGGCAAGTCGTCCATCTCGTAGAACGTCCCATCCACCTTGACACGCACCAGTCCCGCTTTGCTTATTCGATCGAAAACGTCGGCATGCGAACCCTTGCGCCCCAATACCATGGGCGCTAACAACACCAATTTGCACTCGCTGGGAAACCTTAAAACCGCCTGCAGAATATCGCTTGGGGATTGCCGTTCGATCGGCCGGCCGCATTGATGGCAAGCAGGAATGGCAACGCGAGCCATCAACAATCGAAGGTAATCATAAATCTCCGTGACGGTCCCTACGGTGCTTCGCGGACTCAAAGATCCCTGCTTCTGATCGATGCAAAGGGATGGTTGTAGACCTCGAATAATATCCACATCCGGCCGCTCCATCTGGTCGACAAACTGACGGGCATAACTTGACAAACTCTCCAAGTACTGACGCTGGCCTTCCGCGAAGAGCGTGTCGATCGCCAGCGAACTCTTGCCACTCCCGCTCACGCCCGTAATCACCACGAACTTCCCGCGAGGTATATCCAAATCGATTCCCTTCAGGTTGTGCGTCCTCGCACCGCGAATTTCAATTTCTGAAATCATCGACTTAAACCCATTTCATAGAGCATATAGAGCTTGGGCTCGAACAACGAGTTGACCGGAGTCTCCACGGGGCCATCATCCTTCGCGAACACCTGCGAACTCCGAAAAATGTCGTCGTTCAAATAGCGAAGCGGCACGTCGCGAAGGGCCGCCATACTAACGTCAGTCGATCCAGACTCTTTCACCGCCAAATGAAACCCCCACTCTCCGAACGAATTCAAATAAGTTCGGTAAGGGGTGACCCGCAGCCTGCTGGCCTCCAATGTCCTTCGAATACACCAAAATGCCTCGCGGGTCACAATCGGGGAACCACTCTGGGTCACCAGACACCCGTCTTGCGCCAAAATGTTGGACACCATCGTATAAAACTCCCGCGAATAGAGCTTATTGAGGACCTCGCTGTGGGGATCCGGTAAGTCAATCAAAATGCGGTCGTAAACGAATTCGTCTTCGCTATCCCCGTTTGGCTGCCGTTCGTGCCTGGCCCGAGACATATCCATCACATAATTGAAAGCGTCGACATGGTGGACTCGCACTCGAGGATCAAACAAGGAATCCCCATTCAACTTGCGGAGCGGACCAAACTCTCGAGCCAATCGTGTCATCTGGGGATCGATATCGACCAAGTCAATTTCCGCAACCTCGGGATATTTGAATACCTCCCGAATCGCTAACCCATCTCCTCCCCCCAATATCAGCACCCGTTTGGGGACTCCCCCCAAACTCATCGCAGGATGTACCAGCGATTCGTGATAGCGATGCTCGTCGGACGCCGCAAACTGCAAATGGCCATCCAAGTACAGTCGCAGCTCTCCGTTTCTCGGATGCTTGGTGAACACAATCCGTTGGTAAGGACTCTGCTCGCTGTAAATCATCTCGTCGGCGAAGAGTTGCCCCTCCGCGAATTTTGCCAACCAAGTCGACGCAAACAATCCTCCGAGCAACCCCATCGTGACCGCGAGGGTCCCCCATCGATAGGGTCGCAACTGAGGATGACTACGCCGTAGCACCCACAATGCAATCGCAGCGACGGCGATGTTGAGCAACCCGATGGCAAACGACGACCGAAATAGCCCCAAACTCGGCAAGAGCACCAATGGAAAACTGACCGAACCAATCAATGCCCCCAAGTAATCCAACGAAAGAACATGTGCTAATGACTCAGAAAAACCCTCCTCGTTCGCTAAGATTCGCGTGAGAAGAGGAATCTCTAAACCTACCAATGCACCGACGATTCCAATCAATAAAAACATCGTTGGGCGATACAACGCGAAGGTAGGAAAGATACAAAACAGTATCGTGGCGCTAAATCCTCCTACCAACGCGACGGCAATCTCGATCTGAACAAAACGAATCACCAAGTCCTTCTGGATGAACTTCGTCAAATAAGACCCAATACCCATCGAGAACATGAACAGTCCAATGGTGATCGAGAATTGCGCAACACTATTCCCCAAGAGATAGCTCGATACGGCCGCGATAATCAACTCATATGCGATCCCGCACATCGCAACAATAAGAACCGAAAACAATAGCCACCCTGCTTGCGAGGAACTCAGCAATTCAACATTCTCTGGATTGCCATCTTGCGAAACATCGAAATGGGGGGGGGACGAATCTATGGTCAACCCATTCTCTCCTTCTAGACTTCGTTCTTTGGGTGGTCGTGTCTTCCCGCAGTGCATTGGGATACGTGTTGGCAGCACAAATGCCCTGCGTGCAACGGCTAGGAAAACGCAGGCCGATAGTGTGACACATCGTCAAGACCTTCGAAAGGCTTGCCGCTTCCGCCATGCTGGATCTTTGCGAGCTCTCTTATCGCTTTCCCCTTTCCGGTATACTCTGTGCGCCGGCGTTGCGCCGGCTCGACACGTCTCCCTGCAAAAGCCGATTTCGTTCAACAGGCAGCCATAGATCTACTTCCCGCGACCTTGACCCGCTTTCCAAGAGACCTCCAATTCGTCTGCCAGTCAGTCCCGGGCGTACTTACGCAGCAGGCCAACTACAACCATCAGCCACCCATACTCCTCGACTTCCGAAACCATCTTCATGACAATCGACAACACTCAGCGCATCGAACACCTCGAGTTCCTCATTGCCCATATGCAAAAACTCTACGAAGAACTCAATAAAGTGGTCTTTCGCCAACAAACCGAACTCGACGCCCTCCGAAACCACTTCCTGCGCCTCGATGTTGGCTATCAATCGCTCCTCGAATCCGATCGCTCCCCACGCACCCTCGCCGACGACCGCCCCCCCCACTATTGATCCCATGCAGCATCCTTCTGTACCAGTTTTGCCGCCATTTCGGTTAAAAACGCTCCAGCTCCCCCAAATTCAGGAAGTTGCTTCGCCAGCCAATCCATTACCATAGATCAGTAACCTAGGCTCCCTCATGTGATGTGGGGTGCTGCGCTCCTGCGCCGCCTCCGCATTGACTCTTCCCCCAGCACTCTGATCCTTGGTCTCGTCCCATGTGTGGTATCGTCGCATACGTTGGTAGAAAAGAAGCAACCCCTTTCTTGCTCTCCGGCCTCCGCAGGCTCGAATACCGTGGCTACGACAGCGCAGGGATCGCAACCTTGCCCCCCCAAGCCAACGGGTTCCAACTCTCTCGATCTGTCGGGCGCATCGATCGGCTCGCGGAGCAAATCGACAAATCACCCATCGTCGGAAGTATTGGCATCGGGCACACCCGTTGGGCTACCCACGGTCCCGCTACGACCGAAAACGCTCATCCGCATTTAGGTGGACGAGGAATCGTTGCTGTTGTTCACAATGGAGTGATTGAAAACTACCAACAGCTCAAAGAAACTCTCATCGAGAAAGGCTACGTCTTCCAATCGGCCACCGATACCGAAGTCATCTCCCACCTCGTCGCCGATCGCTTGAAAGATCTTCTCGATTCCCCGACCAACCCGTCGTTCACAACCATCGCGACAGGACCGAACGCTGTCTATGTAGAAGCCGTCCGCGAGACGATCGCCCAACTCCGTGGCACCTACGGACTCGTCGTCATGTTCCGCGATCGTCCCGATCTCCTCGTCGCAGCGCGCTGCGGCAGCCCGCTCGTTCTCGGAGTCGGGAAAGGGGAACAATTCATTGCGAGCGATACCTCTCCCCTCGTCGGTCACACCGAACGCATCATATACCTGGCTGATCACCAACTCGCCGTCGTGACCCACGATTCCATCCAAGTCGTCCACAAAGACCAAGGCCGCGTGAGACCAGAAGTACGCGTTCTGGAGGAACGCTCGCAAGACGTCACTACCGACGGGTTTGCCCACTACATGCTCAAAGAAATCTACGAGCAACCCAACTCGCTCCGCAATGCCATGCGTGGTCGACTCGACCGCGAGAACGCAACAGCTAAGTTCGGTGGCCTCAACCTCACCCCCTCGCAACTTCGCAGCGTGAATCGTCTGATTCTCACCGCCTGCGGAACAAGTTGGCACTCCGCTCTCGTCGGGGAATACCTCATCGAAGAACTCGCTCGACTTCCTGTCGAAGTCGAATACGCCAGCGAGCTTCGGTACCGTAACCCTCCCGTCGATCATGACACTCTCATCTTCGGTATCACCCAAAGCGGTGAAACCGCCGACACTCTCGCGGCCCTGCGAGAAATGAAACGAAAAGGTCACCATACCCTCGCCATTTGCAATGTCATCGGTAGCAGTATCGCGCAAGAAGCCGACGGAGGGATCTACCTGCACGCCGGCCCGGAAATTGGAGTCGCCTCCACCAAAGCCTTCACGTCGCAACTGTGCGTCCTCAGCATGCTAGCCCTCTACTTCGGTCGTCTCCGACATTTGAGCTACGAAGCAGGCCAACGCATTATCGATCAGCTGGAGAATCTCCCCACCCTGGTGGAACATGCCCTCGGATGCGATGCCGCTGTCCGAAAGATCGCCGAGAAATACAAAGGGGCGAACAATTTCCTGTACCTGGGACGCAACTACAATTTTCCCACTGCCCTCGAAGGTGCCTTGAAACTCAAGGAAATCAGCTACATCCACGCCGAAGGCTACCCATCTGCGGAGATGAAACACGGTCCGATTGCCTTGGTCGATGAACACACGCCCTCGGTCTTCATCATGTCCCGTTCGACCGTCTACGATAAAGTGATGAGCAATCTCCAAGAGGTTAAAGCAAGACGTGGGCCCGTGATCGCCATCGTAGATCAGATGGACTCGCAATTGGAAAAGCTAGTCGATGACTACATCGAAATTCCCTACGCCGAGGATTTTCTGCAACCGATCGTCGCATCGATCCCTCTGCAATTGCTCGCCTACCACATCGCCGTCTTCCGAGGCTGCGATGTCGACAAACCTCGAAACCTAGCCAAAAGCGTTACGGTAGAATAAACCCGTCAACCGCCGGCACCTGGCCCCGGTTACCACACACACCCTTGATAAGCCGGCGGGCGTTATCCCCCCGGTTTCGGCCCCTAACCCAATTCTCTCAAGACCATGAAAAAAGACGATCTCGGCCTCTCCTACAGCGCTCGGAAAGCATTGACCGTCCACTTAGGTGAAGCGGCTGGTAACGAAATCGCAACCCTTATTCAACGCATGGCTGCTCAGATTGAAGAGCTTAAGAAATCGAAAGTCAGCGTGACGCAAGTCATCCCGAACCAGTCCAAGATCGACCCAGTCCTGCAAGCCCTCGAGAACGAATCCTTCTAGCCCCCCCGTATCCGCCGCTCCCCACACTCTACTCTCTACTCACCACTATCTACTCTCTCGCGCGCAGCGCGTCCTACCTGCCCTCGCGCAGCCTTTCCCCCAAGAAATTATCCAACTCGGGGATCGCAAAGATCTTGCTAATCGTCGTCTCGATGTCGTACTCGATCCTGCGGAACTCCAAATCTTTTCCGTCCAAGATGACATAGCAACTTCGCCAGTCTCCGTCGCGCGGTTGCCCGACACTCCCGACGTTCACCATCGCCTTGTCCGATGGCAACTGCGTTCGATACCCCAATTCATCCGGGCGCTGAAACTGCATGTTCGAAGTAAAAATGCCTGGCGCGTGCGTGTGCCCCTGAAAGGTGTAGCCCTGCACCATGGAGAAAAGCTTCTCCATTTTGCGGCGATTGAATACGTCTTCCGGGAAGACGTATTCATTGAGTGGGTTGCGAACCGATCCGTGGACGAAAAGGATATTCCCTTCCGCGATCGTTCGAGGGAGACGAGCCAAATATTCCAGCCGCTTCCTCGAGGCATCAGGAGTCGTTGGATTCTCTAACTGCCTTCTCGTCCAGAAAATTGCCTGCTCCGCGGCAGCGCTGAAACCCTCGGGATCGATGAGAGCCCCGTAGTCATGGTTACCAAGCACGCACGCATCGACGTTGGAGATGACGTCCAAACACTCGCAGGGGTTGGGGCCATAGCCGACGATGTCACCGAGGCACACGATCCGTTCGCAACCTTCCGCACGAAGGTCGGTCATAACTGCCAGTAACGCTTCCAGGTTACCGTGAATATCGCTAACTATTGCCGTGCGCACTTCCGATTGGACCTTACTAATCTGCAATCCCTGACATGTTGAATGGAAGGCCTTACCGACCGGTTCTCAGTCGATCCCCGAGCATGCGATCGAGATCGGCGATGCCGTAAATCTTCTTCGCGGTCGCATCGAAATCGTATTCGACACGCCGGTAAATAAGCTTCTTGGTGTCGTGATCGATGATGGCATAGCAAGCTCGATTGTCCTCGTCGCGAGGCTGACCGACGCTTCCCACATTGACCATCAGCTTTTCCTTCCCAAGCGGAAACACGCAATCGCACTGGCTAGGTTTGATAAACTCCAAATCGGGAGTGAACACCCCAGGCATGTGCGTGTGCCCTTGGAAGCAATACTGCGTGATGCGAGCAAATATGCTCTCCATCTTCGCCTTGTCGTAGATAAATTCGGGGAATACGTACTCGTTCGTAGGGTCCCGGGGCGAACCGTGCACGAACATGAACTTCTCTTGCACGTAGAGCTTGGGAAGCTCGCTCAAGAAATCCCAACGCCGGTTCACCACATTGGTCGGCCCCGCATCCAACCGATCGCGCGTCCAGTAAATGGCCCGCAAGGCAACCGGGTTGAAACCGTCTGGATCGAAAAGGGCCGCTTGGTCATGGTTTCCCATGATCGTTAGTTTGCAGCGTTTCATCACCAGATCCAAACACTCGCAAGGGTTCGGGCCGTACCCGACGATATCACCAAGGCAAATGATTTCGTCCACGTTTTGAGCTGCGATGTCAGCAAGGACGGCCTGGAGAGCTTCCAAATTGCCGTGGATATCGCTAATCAACGCTTGCCGCACGCTTTTGCCTCGTAAAGAACCGAAAAAACGACATTCCGTAAGCTCCCGACTGATCTGGGACAGGCGCTCTAGTCTAGACGATTCCTTGAACGATGGGAGACCACCCTAACCCTTTTCCCTGGGAAGCTCGGGAAATCGCCGGCCGTTTCGCTCCCGGCAGAGCGAACAAGTCCCGTAGACCGCAAAGTTGCGAGTCCCCACAATTCCCCCCCGCTTCCGTCCAACCGTTACCCCTCCGCCCCTACCCACTCTCGTCCTCCAATCCCCCAGCTCCCCCCCCGCGTCTTCTGGCTCCCTCCGA includes these proteins:
- a CDS encoding excinuclease ABC subunit UvrA, which codes for MISEIEIRGARTHNLKGIDLDIPRGKFVVITGVSGSGKSSLAIDTLFAEGQRQYLESLSSYARQFVDQMERPDVDIIRGLQPSLCIDQKQGSLSPRSTVGTVTEIYDYLRLLMARVAIPACHQCGRPIERQSPSDILQAVLRFPSECKLVLLAPMVLGRKGSHADVFDRISKAGLVRVKVDGTFYEMDDLPTLAVRKEHTISAVVDRMVLRPEQSDRIQEAMLLALRLSNGLIEVHAETRGDGRATGETLEQFFSTRFACTSCGINLLEVEPRTFSFNSSYGACPACEGFGSQDGGDSICDVCHGSRLKKESLAIKLEGMSIADLSEMSLSRAADWFSSLSLEGNRGVVGSPIRKEIVTRMRFLCDVGLGYLTLARSASTLSGGELQRVRLATSIGTGMTGVCYVLDEPSVGLHPRDTSSLIESLRMLQQKGNSVIVVEHDTDMMRASDWIVDFGPGAGHRGGRVVGEGKPQQFFHPSSVKAFPESITSRHLAGALSPPAAIGRAIDSQHPCIGLKGIRLHNVQELDVHIPIRRLVGVSGVSGSGKSTIVHDTLAPAMKAVLQGELELPNHLGAISGYESIDKVIEVDQSPIGRSPRSIPATYCGFWDEIRKLYASTKDAKQRGFLPAHFSFNSGNGRCEVCSGQGRQKLEMNFLADVYVLCPRCRGSRFQRTTLAVRFKEKSIAQVLDLSIEEACEFFSEIPKIHAPLEALCQVGLGYMPLGQPATTISGGEAQRIKLATELSRAGTGNTLYLLDEPTSGLHTEDVHRLIGVLQTLVDKGNSVLVIEHHMDVLGACDWVIDMGPDAGVGGGQIVGSGPPEAIAAKETPTGRALRAARENGRD
- a CDS encoding polyamine aminopropyltransferase codes for the protein MTIDSSPPHFDVSQDGNPENVELLSSSQAGWLLFSVLIVAMCGIAYELIIAAVSSYLLGNSVAQFSITIGLFMFSMGIGSYLTKFIQKDLVIRFVQIEIAVALVGGFSATILFCIFPTFALYRPTMFLLIGIVGALVGLEIPLLTRILANEEGFSESLAHVLSLDYLGALIGSVSFPLVLLPSLGLFRSSFAIGLLNIAVAAIALWVLRRSHPQLRPYRWGTLAVTMGLLGGLFASTWLAKFAEGQLFADEMIYSEQSPYQRIVFTKHPRNGELRLYLDGHLQFAASDEHRYHESLVHPAMSLGGVPKRVLILGGGDGLAIREVFKYPEVAEIDLVDIDPQMTRLAREFGPLRKLNGDSLFDPRVRVHHVDAFNYVMDMSRARHERQPNGDSEDEFVYDRILIDLPDPHSEVLNKLYSREFYTMVSNILAQDGCLVTQSGSPIVTREAFWCIRRTLEASRLRVTPYRTYLNSFGEWGFHLAVKESGSTDVSMAALRDVPLRYLNDDIFRSSQVFAKDDGPVETPVNSLFEPKLYMLYEMGLSR
- a CDS encoding SlyX family protein; this translates as MQKLYEELNKVVFRQQTELDALRNHFLRLDVGYQSLLESDRSPRTLADDRPPHY
- the glmS gene encoding glutamine--fructose-6-phosphate transaminase (isomerizing) codes for the protein MCGIVAYVGRKEATPFLLSGLRRLEYRGYDSAGIATLPPQANGFQLSRSVGRIDRLAEQIDKSPIVGSIGIGHTRWATHGPATTENAHPHLGGRGIVAVVHNGVIENYQQLKETLIEKGYVFQSATDTEVISHLVADRLKDLLDSPTNPSFTTIATGPNAVYVEAVRETIAQLRGTYGLVVMFRDRPDLLVAARCGSPLVLGVGKGEQFIASDTSPLVGHTERIIYLADHQLAVVTHDSIQVVHKDQGRVRPEVRVLEERSQDVTTDGFAHYMLKEIYEQPNSLRNAMRGRLDRENATAKFGGLNLTPSQLRSVNRLILTACGTSWHSALVGEYLIEELARLPVEVEYASELRYRNPPVDHDTLIFGITQSGETADTLAALREMKRKGHHTLAICNVIGSSIAQEADGGIYLHAGPEIGVASTKAFTSQLCVLSMLALYFGRLRHLSYEAGQRIIDQLENLPTLVEHALGCDAAVRKIAEKYKGANNFLYLGRNYNFPTALEGALKLKEISYIHAEGYPSAEMKHGPIALVDEHTPSVFIMSRSTVYDKVMSNLQEVKARRGPVIAIVDQMDSQLEKLVDDYIEIPYAEDFLQPIVASIPLQLLAYHIAVFRGCDVDKPRNLAKSVTVE
- a CDS encoding metallophosphoesterase family protein, which gives rise to MRTAIVSDIHGNLEALLAVMTDLRAEGCERIVCLGDIVGYGPNPCECLDVISNVDACVLGNHDYGALIDPEGFSAAAEQAIFWTRRQLENPTTPDASRKRLEYLARLPRTIAEGNILFVHGSVRNPLNEYVFPEDVFNRRKMEKLFSMVQGYTFQGHTHAPGIFTSNMQFQRPDELGYRTQLPSDKAMVNVGSVGQPRDGDWRSCYVILDGKDLEFRRIEYDIETTISKIFAIPELDNFLGERLREGR
- a CDS encoding metallophosphoesterase family protein, with protein sequence MRQALISDIHGNLEALQAVLADIAAQNVDEIICLGDIVGYGPNPCECLDLVMKRCKLTIMGNHDQAALFDPDGFNPVALRAIYWTRDRLDAGPTNVVNRRWDFLSELPKLYVQEKFMFVHGSPRDPTNEYVFPEFIYDKAKMESIFARITQYCFQGHTHMPGVFTPDLEFIKPSQCDCVFPLGKEKLMVNVGSVGQPRDEDNRACYAIIDHDTKKLIYRRVEYDFDATAKKIYGIADLDRMLGDRLRTGR